In Oryzihumus leptocrescens, the following are encoded in one genomic region:
- a CDS encoding sugar ABC transporter substrate-binding protein — protein MTSSIARLAGVGLAAGLALSSVAACSSGSSSSSSGGSSSGGAKKIALLLPESKTARYEQLDRPLFEAAVKAKCPTCTIIYSNADQDAAKQQQQAESALTQGANVLVLDPVDSKAAASIANSAKSSKVPVIAYDRFISGAPVDYYVSFDNQKVGQLQAQTLVDLMKKAGKTSGNIVMINGAPTDNNAGQFKKGAHSVLDSSGYKVAAEYDTPDWSPDKAQAWMESQLTAVKSGLVGVYAANDGTAGGAIAALKGGGVNPLPPVTGQDAELAAIQRILAGDQAMTVYKAIKPEATDAANAAVALANGQKPQSQTTYQNTPSTLLIPVAVTKTNIKDTVVKDGVYPVTAICTGDFAKACAAAGLS, from the coding sequence ATGACTTCATCGATCGCCCGGCTCGCCGGCGTCGGCCTCGCGGCCGGGCTGGCCCTCTCGTCCGTCGCGGCTTGCAGCAGCGGCAGCAGCAGCTCCAGCTCCGGTGGCTCCAGCTCCGGCGGTGCCAAGAAGATCGCGCTGCTCCTGCCGGAGTCCAAGACGGCTCGCTACGAGCAGCTCGACCGCCCGCTGTTCGAGGCGGCCGTCAAGGCCAAGTGCCCGACCTGCACCATCATCTACTCCAACGCCGACCAGGACGCCGCCAAGCAGCAGCAGCAGGCCGAGTCCGCCCTGACCCAGGGCGCCAACGTCCTCGTCCTCGACCCGGTCGACAGCAAGGCGGCGGCCTCGATCGCCAACAGCGCCAAGAGCTCCAAGGTCCCGGTCATCGCCTATGACCGCTTCATCTCGGGCGCCCCGGTCGACTACTACGTCTCCTTCGACAACCAGAAGGTCGGCCAGCTCCAGGCCCAGACCCTCGTCGACCTCATGAAGAAGGCCGGCAAGACCTCGGGCAACATCGTGATGATCAACGGCGCGCCGACCGACAACAACGCCGGCCAGTTCAAGAAGGGCGCGCACAGCGTCCTCGACTCCAGCGGCTACAAGGTCGCCGCCGAGTACGACACGCCCGACTGGAGCCCGGACAAGGCCCAGGCGTGGATGGAGAGCCAGCTCACCGCGGTCAAGTCCGGCCTGGTCGGCGTCTACGCCGCCAACGACGGCACCGCAGGTGGCGCCATCGCCGCCCTCAAGGGTGGCGGCGTCAACCCGCTGCCGCCGGTGACCGGTCAGGACGCCGAGCTCGCCGCCATCCAGCGCATCCTCGCCGGCGACCAGGCCATGACCGTCTACAAGGCGATCAAGCCCGAGGCCACCGACGCCGCCAACGCGGCGGTGGCGCTGGCCAACGGCCAGAAGCCGCAGTCGCAGACCACCTACCAGAACACCCCGTCCACGCTGCTCATCCCGGTGGCCGTGACCAAGACCAACATCAAGGACACCGTCGTCAAGGACGGCGTCTACCCGGTCACCGCCATCTGCACCGGCGACTTCGCCAAGGCGTGCGCCGCCGCGGGCCTGAGCTGA
- a CDS encoding ATP-binding cassette domain-containing protein — protein sequence MTTTTSPAATDTVLSMTGVSKRFGAVQALKDIELDVRAGEVVALVGDNGAGKSTLVKTIAGVYSPDEGHMSFDGKQVHIGSPAEAQHLGIATVFQDLALCDNLDVVGNLFLGRELKHRRQLDEVEMERQSWQLLRQLSAKIPSVRIPVASLSGGQRQTVAIARSLLGEPKVVMLDEPTAALGVAQTAEVLNLVERLRERGLGVILISHNMADVMAVADRVVVLRLGRNNGIYQVSQTSSQEIIAAITGATTNAVSERAARRTPQESTS from the coding sequence ATGACGACCACCACCTCACCGGCAGCGACCGACACGGTCCTGTCCATGACAGGCGTATCCAAGAGGTTCGGCGCCGTGCAGGCGCTGAAGGACATCGAGCTGGACGTGCGTGCCGGTGAGGTGGTGGCGCTGGTTGGTGACAACGGCGCCGGCAAGTCGACGCTGGTCAAGACCATCGCCGGGGTCTACAGCCCCGACGAGGGCCACATGAGCTTCGACGGCAAGCAGGTCCACATCGGCAGCCCGGCCGAGGCCCAGCACCTCGGCATCGCCACGGTCTTCCAGGACCTGGCCCTGTGCGACAACCTCGACGTCGTCGGCAACCTCTTCCTCGGTCGCGAGCTCAAGCACCGCCGGCAGCTCGACGAGGTCGAGATGGAGCGGCAGTCCTGGCAGCTGCTGCGCCAGCTCTCGGCCAAGATCCCGTCGGTCCGCATCCCGGTGGCGAGCCTGTCCGGCGGCCAGCGCCAGACGGTCGCCATCGCCCGCTCGCTGCTCGGCGAGCCGAAGGTCGTCATGCTCGACGAGCCGACGGCGGCCCTGGGCGTCGCCCAGACCGCGGAGGTGCTCAACCTCGTCGAGCGGCTGCGCGAGCGGGGCCTGGGCGTCATCCTCATCAGCCACAACATGGCCGACGTCATGGCCGTGGCCGACCGGGTCGTCGTGCTGCGGCTGGGTCGCAACAACGGCATCTACCAGGTCAGCCAGACCAGCTCGCAGGAGATCATCGCCGCGATCACCGGCGCCACCACCAACGCCGTCTCGGAGCGAGCCGCCCGCCGCACCCCGCAGGAGAGCACGTCGTGA
- the dxs gene encoding 1-deoxy-D-xylulose-5-phosphate synthase, which translates to MGVLQTISSPADLRALPAEQMPQLAAEIRDFLVTEVSKTGGHLGPNLGVVELTIALHRVFDSPRDAIVFDTGHQSYVHKLLTGRQDFSKLKKKGGLSGYPSRAESVHDVVENSHASTALSWADGIAKARRLKGERGRHTVAVIGDGALTGGMAWEAINNIAADKDLPLVIVVNDNERSYAPTTGGLADHLATLRTTRGYERFLDWGKNTLSRTPVVGSAMYETLHGVKKGLKDIVAPQGMFEDLGLKYLGPVDGHDETALEHAFRRARAYGGPVLVHVITQKGRGYQPAIEDEADQFHAVGVINPETGLPFEAGGRIWTDEFNDEMCAIGERRPDVVAITAAMLIPVGLDGFAAKFPDRVFDVGIAEQHAVTMASGLAFGGMHPVVAVYATFLNRAFDQLLMDCALHQAGVTFVLDRAGITGSDGASHNGMWDMTLGNIVPGLRLAAPRDGDQVRRQLREAVEVSDAPTVIRFPKGDVADPVVATEQWGSVDVLHGPAGREPVDLLLVSVGSLAPTALGVAAKLEAQGHSIRVVDPRWVLPVGDDVVDAARQAGAVAVIEDNLVEGGIGSAVTRALREAGLSQPVHCHGIPKRFLEHASRSQLLEEVGLTTDAIATALAARLGHAAG; encoded by the coding sequence GTGGGTGTGCTGCAGACGATCTCCAGCCCTGCTGACCTGCGGGCGCTGCCCGCGGAGCAGATGCCTCAGCTGGCCGCGGAGATCCGCGACTTCCTGGTGACGGAGGTCTCCAAGACCGGTGGCCACCTCGGCCCCAACCTCGGCGTGGTCGAGCTGACCATCGCCCTGCACCGGGTGTTCGACTCCCCACGCGACGCGATCGTCTTCGACACGGGGCACCAGTCCTACGTGCACAAGCTGCTCACCGGGCGACAGGACTTCAGCAAGCTCAAGAAGAAGGGCGGCCTGTCGGGCTACCCGAGCCGCGCCGAGTCCGTGCACGACGTGGTCGAGAACTCCCACGCCTCGACCGCCCTTTCGTGGGCCGACGGCATCGCCAAGGCGCGACGCCTGAAGGGGGAGCGTGGCCGGCACACCGTCGCCGTGATCGGTGACGGCGCGCTGACCGGAGGCATGGCGTGGGAGGCGATCAACAACATCGCCGCCGACAAGGACCTGCCCCTGGTCATCGTCGTCAACGACAACGAGCGCTCCTACGCGCCGACCACCGGCGGCCTGGCCGACCACCTGGCCACGCTGCGCACCACGCGCGGCTACGAGCGGTTCCTGGACTGGGGCAAGAACACCCTGTCGCGCACGCCGGTCGTGGGCTCGGCGATGTACGAGACCCTGCACGGCGTCAAGAAGGGCCTCAAGGACATCGTCGCCCCGCAGGGCATGTTCGAGGACCTGGGCCTGAAGTACCTCGGCCCGGTCGACGGGCACGACGAGACCGCGCTCGAGCACGCGTTCCGGCGCGCCCGCGCGTACGGCGGTCCGGTGCTGGTGCACGTCATCACCCAGAAGGGCCGCGGCTACCAGCCCGCGATCGAGGACGAGGCCGACCAGTTCCACGCCGTCGGCGTCATCAACCCCGAGACCGGCCTGCCGTTCGAGGCCGGCGGGCGCATCTGGACCGATGAGTTCAACGACGAGATGTGCGCCATCGGGGAGCGTCGGCCCGACGTGGTGGCGATCACCGCGGCCATGCTCATCCCGGTCGGCCTCGACGGCTTCGCGGCGAAGTTCCCCGACCGGGTCTTCGACGTCGGCATCGCCGAGCAGCACGCCGTGACCATGGCCTCGGGTCTGGCGTTCGGTGGGATGCACCCGGTCGTCGCGGTCTACGCCACGTTCCTCAACCGGGCCTTCGACCAGCTGCTCATGGACTGTGCGCTGCACCAGGCGGGGGTGACCTTCGTCCTCGACCGCGCCGGCATCACCGGCAGCGACGGGGCCTCGCACAACGGCATGTGGGACATGACGCTGGGCAACATCGTGCCGGGGCTGCGCCTGGCCGCCCCACGCGACGGCGACCAGGTCCGCCGGCAGCTGCGCGAGGCCGTCGAGGTGTCCGACGCCCCGACCGTCATCCGCTTCCCCAAGGGCGATGTCGCCGACCCGGTGGTGGCCACCGAGCAGTGGGGGAGCGTGGACGTGCTCCACGGCCCCGCCGGCCGCGAGCCGGTCGACCTGCTGCTGGTGTCGGTCGGGTCCCTCGCCCCCACGGCGCTCGGCGTCGCCGCCAAGCTCGAGGCCCAGGGGCACAGCATCCGGGTCGTCGACCCGCGCTGGGTGCTGCCGGTCGGCGACGACGTCGTCGACGCCGCACGGCAGGCCGGCGCGGTCGCCGTCATCGAGGACAACCTCGTCGAGGGCGGCATCGGCTCGGCCGTCACCCGCGCCCTGCGTGAGGCCGGGCTGTCCCAGCCCGTGCACTGCCACGGCATCCCCAAGCGGTTCCTCGAGCACGCGTCGCGCTCGCAGCTGCTCGAGGAGGTCGGGCTGACCACCGACGCCATCGCCACGGCGCTCGCGGCACGGCTCGGGCACGCCGCCGGCTGA
- a CDS encoding glycogen debranching N-terminal domain-containing protein, producing the protein MPEHAAPDTPARSGEPQQPWLHDLSICVSGNVTALSAASGQVEGAGAQGVFVDDRRVLSVLHVRLGDQATAPVAAASAGQRSEFLGSARHLGNPGSDPTVEVLRRREVVAQGIREQVEVRSRADAPVVADLVVRLAGDAAPISRVKSGIAEGSPLPALVRDGQVTWGDEDHEVVVSFDPAPSQLSAGADGAVASFPLEVPPGERATVTLTVLVTRRGTSGLDADGGAARLDWDDVAVEADDPRLGPALAMGMSDLRHLTLTDPQAPEDVYAGAGTPWYLTLFGRDSLWAARMALPFGTTLAGGTLRALARRQGTVVDAASAQAPGKIPHEVRRTAYVDEVKGLALPPVYYGTIDATPLWVSLLHDAWRWGLPEVEVVALLPHLRAATRWLTEHAAPDDDGLLKYLDTTGTGLANQGWKDSADSVRWRDGRVADGPIALVEAQAYAVEAADAAATLFDAFGQDGAAELRAWADGLRTRFRQRYWAEGADGPYLGIAVDGHGALVDGVGSNMGHVLGTGTLDPDEAARVSATLTGPTMLGRYGIGTLADDNGGYNPIGYHTGSVWTHDTAICALGMVREGHRDPAVAVGRSLLAAAVPFGYRWPELYAGSGVLDQPAPYPASCRPQAWSAASAAALLTVALGFEPDAPAGRLVLRPARPAAYGAMTVHGLRFAGHRFGVRCLADGTTEVLGAPSEVAITVA; encoded by the coding sequence ATGCCCGAGCACGCCGCACCCGACACCCCCGCCCGGTCGGGTGAGCCGCAGCAGCCCTGGCTGCACGACCTGAGCATCTGCGTCAGCGGGAACGTCACCGCGCTGTCCGCCGCCTCGGGCCAGGTCGAGGGCGCCGGCGCCCAGGGCGTGTTCGTCGACGACCGACGTGTCCTGTCCGTGCTGCACGTCCGGCTGGGGGACCAGGCCACGGCGCCGGTCGCAGCCGCCAGTGCCGGGCAACGCTCAGAGTTCCTCGGCTCGGCCCGTCACCTGGGCAACCCCGGGTCGGACCCGACGGTGGAGGTCCTGCGCCGCCGCGAGGTCGTGGCCCAGGGGATCCGCGAGCAGGTCGAGGTGCGCTCGCGCGCCGACGCCCCGGTCGTCGCCGACCTGGTCGTGCGCCTCGCCGGCGACGCGGCGCCGATCAGCCGGGTGAAGTCCGGCATCGCCGAGGGGTCGCCCCTGCCGGCGCTGGTGCGGGACGGGCAGGTCACATGGGGCGACGAGGACCACGAGGTCGTCGTCTCCTTCGACCCGGCACCGTCGCAGCTCTCGGCGGGCGCGGACGGCGCCGTCGCCTCCTTCCCGCTGGAGGTCCCGCCGGGGGAGCGCGCCACCGTCACGCTCACGGTCCTCGTGACCCGGCGGGGAACCTCCGGGCTGGACGCCGACGGCGGTGCCGCGCGCCTCGACTGGGACGACGTCGCCGTCGAGGCCGACGACCCGCGGCTGGGGCCGGCGCTGGCGATGGGGATGAGCGACCTGCGCCACCTCACCCTGACCGACCCGCAGGCCCCCGAGGACGTCTATGCCGGCGCCGGGACGCCTTGGTACCTCACGCTGTTCGGCCGCGACTCGCTCTGGGCGGCGCGCATGGCGCTGCCGTTCGGGACCACCCTGGCGGGCGGCACCCTGCGCGCCCTGGCCCGGCGGCAGGGCACCGTCGTCGACGCCGCCTCCGCGCAGGCCCCCGGCAAGATCCCGCACGAGGTGCGTCGCACGGCATACGTCGACGAGGTCAAGGGTCTGGCGCTGCCGCCGGTCTACTACGGCACGATCGACGCCACGCCGCTGTGGGTGAGCCTGCTGCACGACGCGTGGCGCTGGGGCCTGCCCGAGGTGGAGGTGGTGGCCCTGCTGCCGCACCTGCGGGCCGCGACCCGGTGGCTGACCGAGCACGCCGCGCCCGACGACGACGGGCTGCTGAAGTACCTCGACACTACGGGCACCGGTCTGGCCAACCAGGGCTGGAAGGACTCCGCCGACTCGGTGCGCTGGCGCGACGGCCGGGTCGCCGACGGCCCGATCGCCCTGGTCGAGGCCCAGGCGTACGCCGTGGAGGCGGCCGACGCGGCCGCCACCCTGTTCGACGCGTTCGGGCAGGACGGCGCCGCCGAGCTGCGGGCCTGGGCCGACGGGCTGCGCACCCGGTTCCGGCAGCGGTACTGGGCCGAGGGCGCGGACGGGCCCTACCTGGGCATCGCCGTCGACGGGCACGGCGCCCTGGTCGACGGGGTCGGCTCCAACATGGGCCACGTCCTCGGCACCGGCACGCTGGACCCGGACGAGGCCGCCCGGGTGAGCGCCACCCTGACCGGGCCGACGATGCTCGGCCGCTACGGAATCGGCACCCTCGCCGACGACAACGGCGGCTACAACCCGATCGGCTACCACACCGGCTCGGTGTGGACCCATGACACCGCGATCTGCGCCCTCGGCATGGTGCGCGAGGGCCACCGCGACCCGGCCGTGGCCGTCGGCCGCAGCCTGCTGGCCGCCGCGGTGCCCTTCGGCTACCGCTGGCCCGAGCTGTACGCCGGGTCCGGCGTGCTCGACCAGCCCGCCCCCTACCCGGCGTCCTGCCGGCCCCAGGCGTGGTCTGCGGCCTCCGCCGCCGCCCTGCTGACCGTCGCGCTGGGGTTCGAGCCGGACGCCCCCGCGGGGCGGCTCGTGCTGCGTCCGGCCCGCCCCGCGGCATACGGGGCGATGACCGTGCACGGGCTGCGCTTCGCCGGCCACCGCTTCGGGGTGCGCTGTCTGGCGGATGGCACCACCGAGGTGCTGGGTGCACCCTCGGAGGTGGCCATCACCGTCGCCTGA
- a CDS encoding helix-turn-helix domain-containing protein — translation MSTPADPALTLLTLLASGASAAELSAVDAPEARALALRVRAAFDTRRRREAELSALVDTARDLASMRDPAGVLDAIVRRARTLLQTDVAYLTLADPEAGDTYMRATDGSVSARFQTVRLSLGAGLGGLVASTHMPYWTADYPQDQRFRHTKTIDSAVGDEGLVAICGTPLLVEEQFVGVLFAANRSPRPFSHDEVSLLGSLAALAAVSIVTTRAAAETAEALAALSEAHDVARRHVSGVERAAAAHDRFAELVLQGGGVDDITGALVELLGGWAVLLDPDGTRVGTAGRSAPRPAAGGSPDPLACAPAVQATHASGRLATEDGVWAVSVTAAHERLGTLVVGGVGRLDEADERTLERAGVVSALVLLFERAAVDASLRVVTDLVSDLVSGRGDAPARQTRARAHGLDLTAPHCVLVVKGREGESRRALVLSAQAGTGPGSVVGEHDGDVVALVPSEDPDAAATHLATRLSRGAPVTVGAAGPVRSVEELPAAHAEARRTAAALVALGRRGAGASTEALGFAGLVVGSDPDVASYVARVLGPVSAYDAQRGSELVKTLETYFAAGSSPRHAATALHVHVNTVAQRLERVATLLGSDWQHPDRALELQLALRLRRLMPAG, via the coding sequence ATGTCCACTCCTGCAGACCCCGCGCTGACGCTGCTCACGCTCCTCGCCTCCGGGGCGTCGGCCGCCGAGCTCTCGGCCGTCGACGCCCCGGAGGCGCGTGCGCTGGCCCTCCGGGTGCGGGCCGCGTTCGACACCCGCCGCCGGCGTGAGGCCGAGCTGAGTGCCCTGGTCGACACCGCCCGCGACCTCGCCTCGATGCGTGACCCGGCCGGAGTCCTCGACGCGATCGTGCGTCGCGCCCGCACCCTGCTGCAGACCGACGTGGCCTACCTGACCCTCGCCGACCCGGAGGCGGGCGACACCTACATGCGCGCCACGGACGGCTCGGTCTCGGCGCGGTTCCAGACCGTCCGGCTGAGCCTCGGCGCCGGGCTCGGTGGCCTCGTGGCGTCCACCCACATGCCGTACTGGACGGCCGACTACCCCCAGGACCAGCGGTTCCGGCACACCAAGACGATCGACAGCGCCGTCGGTGACGAGGGGCTGGTCGCCATCTGCGGCACCCCGCTGCTCGTCGAGGAGCAGTTCGTCGGCGTCCTCTTCGCGGCCAACCGCTCGCCGCGTCCGTTCAGCCACGACGAGGTGTCGCTGCTCGGCTCGCTGGCCGCGCTGGCCGCGGTGTCGATCGTGACCACGCGCGCGGCCGCCGAGACGGCCGAGGCGCTGGCCGCGCTCTCCGAGGCGCACGACGTCGCCCGGCGGCACGTCAGCGGCGTCGAGCGGGCCGCCGCGGCGCACGACCGGTTCGCCGAGCTGGTCCTGCAGGGCGGCGGCGTCGACGACATCACCGGCGCCCTCGTGGAGCTGCTCGGCGGGTGGGCCGTGCTGCTGGACCCCGACGGCACGCGCGTCGGCACCGCCGGACGGTCCGCGCCCCGGCCTGCCGCGGGCGGCTCCCCCGACCCGCTCGCCTGCGCACCGGCGGTCCAGGCCACGCACGCCTCCGGCCGCCTGGCCACCGAGGACGGCGTCTGGGCGGTCAGCGTCACCGCGGCGCACGAACGGCTGGGCACCCTCGTCGTCGGCGGTGTCGGCCGGCTCGACGAGGCCGACGAACGCACCCTTGAGCGCGCCGGCGTGGTGAGCGCCCTGGTGCTGCTGTTCGAGCGGGCCGCCGTCGACGCCTCGTTGCGGGTCGTCACCGACCTGGTCTCCGACCTGGTCAGCGGCCGGGGCGACGCCCCGGCGCGGCAGACCCGCGCCCGGGCCCACGGCCTGGACCTGACCGCACCGCACTGCGTGCTGGTCGTCAAGGGGCGCGAGGGCGAGTCGCGGCGGGCGCTGGTGCTCTCGGCCCAGGCGGGCACCGGCCCGGGCTCGGTGGTGGGCGAGCACGACGGCGACGTCGTGGCGCTCGTGCCGTCCGAGGACCCCGATGCGGCGGCGACCCACCTGGCCACCCGGCTCTCGCGCGGCGCGCCGGTCACCGTCGGCGCGGCCGGCCCGGTCCGCTCGGTCGAGGAGCTGCCCGCCGCCCACGCCGAGGCGCGGCGCACGGCGGCGGCACTGGTCGCGCTGGGTCGCCGGGGCGCCGGCGCCTCGACGGAGGCGCTCGGCTTCGCCGGCCTGGTGGTCGGCTCCGACCCGGACGTGGCCTCCTACGTCGCGCGCGTCCTCGGGCCGGTGTCCGCCTACGACGCCCAGCGCGGCAGCGAGCTCGTCAAGACGCTGGAGACCTACTTCGCGGCCGGGTCCAGCCCGCGGCACGCCGCGACGGCCCTGCACGTGCACGTCAACACGGTCGCCCAGCGGCTCGAGCGCGTGGCCACCCTGCTCGGGTCGGACTGGCAGCACCCCGACCGGGCGCTGGAGCTGCAGCTGGCGTTGCGGCTGCGCCGGCTCATGCCGGCTGGCTGA
- a CDS encoding sugar ABC transporter permease: MPADLQDERLIASRGFSGAVSVFTTRLRSGDLGSLPVVIGLIVIWGVFQALNPDFLSPRNLVNLTLQSAAIGTISIGVVLVLLLGEIDLSVGSVSGLAAAVLGVGLTQHGWALPLAIIAAVLTGTVVGLFYGALYTRFGVPSFVITLAGLLGFLGLQLYILGKEGSLNLPFTSPIVEFAQLQFLTPIVSYVVIALVVLAYLGSRLAARSRRAAAGLSTAPTTMLVARAVGLAVILLVPVIVLNQDRGVSWMFILFVVFVVIMDIALRRTSWGRSVFAVGGNVEAARRSGINVRGIYLSIFALCSTFAAIGGILAAGRLAAVNQSSGGGDTNLNAIAAAVIGGTSLFGGRGSAYSALLGIIVIQSISSGLSLLNLDSSIRFMVTGAVLLLAVTIDSLSRRSRAAHGRA, from the coding sequence CTGCCGGCCGACCTGCAGGACGAGCGGCTCATCGCCTCGCGCGGGTTCTCCGGCGCGGTCTCGGTGTTCACCACCCGGCTGCGCAGCGGCGACCTCGGCTCGCTGCCGGTCGTCATCGGCCTCATCGTCATCTGGGGCGTCTTCCAGGCGCTGAACCCGGACTTCCTCTCCCCACGCAACCTGGTCAACCTGACCCTGCAGAGCGCAGCGATCGGCACCATCTCCATCGGCGTCGTGCTGGTCCTCCTGCTGGGCGAGATCGACCTGTCCGTCGGCTCGGTGAGCGGTCTGGCCGCCGCCGTGCTCGGTGTCGGGCTCACCCAGCACGGCTGGGCGCTGCCCCTCGCCATCATCGCCGCCGTGCTGACCGGCACGGTCGTCGGCCTGTTCTACGGCGCGCTCTACACCCGCTTCGGCGTGCCGAGCTTCGTCATCACCCTCGCCGGCCTGCTCGGCTTCCTCGGCCTGCAGCTCTACATCCTGGGCAAGGAGGGCTCGCTCAACCTGCCCTTCACCTCGCCGATCGTCGAGTTCGCCCAGCTGCAGTTCCTGACGCCGATCGTGTCCTACGTCGTCATCGCGCTCGTCGTGCTGGCCTACCTCGGCAGCCGTCTGGCGGCGCGTTCACGCCGGGCCGCGGCGGGCCTGTCCACGGCCCCGACCACGATGCTCGTGGCGCGGGCGGTCGGCCTGGCGGTGATCCTGCTGGTGCCGGTCATCGTGCTCAACCAGGACCGCGGCGTGTCGTGGATGTTCATCCTGTTCGTCGTCTTCGTCGTGATCATGGACATCGCGTTGCGGCGCACCAGCTGGGGCCGCTCGGTCTTCGCGGTGGGTGGCAACGTCGAGGCGGCCCGCCGCTCGGGCATCAACGTGCGGGGCATCTACCTGTCGATCTTCGCGCTGTGCTCGACGTTCGCGGCCATCGGCGGCATCCTCGCCGCCGGCCGGCTCGCAGCGGTCAACCAGAGCAGCGGTGGCGGTGACACCAACCTCAACGCCATCGCGGCGGCGGTCATCGGTGGCACCAGCCTCTTCGGTGGTCGCGGCTCGGCGTACTCGGCGCTGCTGGGCATCATCGTGATCCAGTCGATCTCCAGCGGACTGAGCCTGCTGAACCTCGACTCCTCGATCCGGTTCATGGTCACCGGTGCGGTGCTGCTGCTCGCGGTGACGATCGACTCGCTGAGCCGGCGCAGCCGCGCCGCCCACGGTCGCGCCTGA
- a CDS encoding alpha/beta fold hydrolase → MPEVEPQYRIDRPGGSLGVHDLTLPQGEPRGSEQDRPLVLALRGITANALSWRMVADALGDRLGPGSARVLAPDLRGRACSRDITGPWGLDAHVADVIGVADAFGAREVVLLGHSMGAFVAALTAARHPDRVRAAVLVDGGLSLPVPAKTDIDAALTAVIGPAMQRLSMRFADEQAYLAFWEPHPAMKGILADPVGAATLHRYLRHDLVQDGPEVVSSCILDAVRADGRDLLASPEVHAAVGATVAAGVPVELLWAQRGLMDEPQGLYDEQRLAALGVPEQVRVTGVSGANHYSVILAPDGVEAVTAAVQRQLVSQPA, encoded by the coding sequence GTGCCTGAGGTTGAGCCGCAGTACCGCATCGACCGGCCGGGCGGGTCGCTCGGGGTCCACGACCTGACCCTGCCGCAGGGCGAACCCCGCGGCAGCGAGCAGGACCGGCCGCTGGTCCTCGCGCTGCGCGGCATCACCGCCAACGCGCTGTCCTGGCGGATGGTGGCCGACGCCCTCGGGGACCGCCTCGGCCCGGGCTCGGCGCGGGTGCTGGCCCCCGACCTGCGCGGCCGGGCCTGCAGCCGGGACATCACCGGTCCCTGGGGGCTCGACGCGCACGTGGCCGACGTGATCGGGGTCGCCGACGCCTTCGGCGCTCGCGAGGTGGTGCTGCTGGGGCACTCGATGGGCGCGTTCGTCGCGGCCCTGACGGCCGCGCGCCACCCCGACCGGGTCCGCGCGGCGGTGCTCGTCGACGGCGGCCTGTCCCTGCCGGTGCCCGCCAAGACCGACATCGACGCCGCCCTGACCGCGGTCATCGGGCCGGCGATGCAGCGGCTGTCCATGCGCTTCGCGGACGAGCAGGCCTACCTGGCCTTCTGGGAGCCGCACCCCGCGATGAAGGGCATCCTCGCCGACCCGGTCGGCGCGGCCACGCTGCACCGCTACCTGCGCCACGACCTCGTCCAGGACGGTCCGGAGGTGGTGAGCTCCTGCATCCTCGACGCGGTCCGCGCCGACGGCCGCGACCTGCTGGCCTCCCCGGAGGTGCACGCCGCGGTCGGCGCCACTGTCGCGGCAGGGGTGCCCGTGGAGCTCCTGTGGGCTCAGCGGGGCCTGATGGACGAGCCCCAGGGCCTGTACGACGAGCAGCGCCTGGCGGCGCTCGGCGTGCCCGAGCAGGTGCGGGTCACCGGGGTCAGTGGCGCCAACCACTACTCGGTGATCCTCGCCCCGGACGGGGTCGAGGCGGTCACGGCGGCGGTGCAACGGCAGCTGGTCAGCCAGCCGGCATGA